The genomic window TACTCCGACGACACCCACACGTCGACGGGGCTGATGCCGCCCTTGAAATACGCGCCAGCCGGCGAAGCGATCAGCAGGTACCGGTACTGGTTGGCGGGCCGTACCCCCAACCCGGGCTCCGTCGCGAAAACGAACGGCCGGATATACAGCGCCTCTTCGCCGCCGGCCCGCGGCACCCAGGCGTTGTCGACCGCGACGAACTGACGCAGCGATTCGAGAAAAAGCTCGTCGGGCAGTTCGGGGATAGCCAGCCGCTGGGACGAATTACGCATCCGCGCGGCGTTGGCGTCCGGGCGGAACGAGACGATCGAGCCGTCCGCCCACCGGTAGGCCTTGAGTCCCTCGAACACCTCTTGGGCGTAGTGCAAAACGATCGCCGACGGATCCAACTCGATCGGCCCGTATGGGATCACCCGGGCGTCGTGCCAACCGCGGCCTTCGACGTAGTCGATCGAAACCATGTGGTCGGTGAAGTATCTGCCGAATCCCGGCTCACGCAAGATCGATTCACGTTCGGCGTCGGTCGCCGGTGTCGACGCGCGCGAAACCGTGAACTCCAAAGAGCCGGTTGTCATGACGCCGATTGTATCCGGGTACGCCACCTGGTTTTTGCCGGATGCAGGCGGCTCGCCTAGCGGGTCTTCAAATCCACGAAGGGTGGGCGCACGACTTCGCACTGAACCGCGCGGCCGCGGACGTCGACGGTGATTTGCTGGCCGTCGTCGATACCGGCGGCGGTGTCGATCAACGCGAGCGCGATGCCGGCCTGCAGCGTCGGCGAAAAAGTGCCCGAGGTGGTGACCCCGACGGGGGTGTCGCCGGCCAGCACGGTCAGCCCGGGCCGCAGCACCCCGCGCCCGACCATGCGCAGCCCGCGCAGGAGCCGTCGCGGCCCGGCCTCCTTTTCGGCCAGCAGCGCGTCGCGGCCGAAGAAGGCGTCCTTTTTCCAGCCGATCGCCCAGCCGCAGCGCGCCTGCAGCGGTGAGATGTCGAGCGAAAGTTCATGCCCGTGCAGCGGGTAACCCATCTCGGTGCGCAGGGTGTCGCGGGCGCCCAGGCCGGCGGGCTCGCCGCCGTCGTCGGAAACGGCAGTCAGCAGGGCGTCGAACACCACGCCCGCCGTGTCCCAGGGTGGCAGCAGCTCGTAACCGTGCTCGCCGGTGTAGCCGGTGCGGCAGACCCGCACCGGCACTCCCGAGAATGCGGCGTCGGCATAGCCCATGTAATCCATCGTGGTCGGCAGCCCCAGCTGGCCGAGTACGTCCGCCGAACGCGGGCCCTGGACGGCCAGCACCGCGTAGGAGCGGTGCTCGTTGGTAATCGTCAAGCCGTCGGGAGCGGCAGCCTGCAGCGCCTCGACCACCGCGGCCGTGTTGGCGGCGTTGGGCACCAGAAAGATTTCGTCATCGGCGACGTAGTAGGCGATCAGATCGTCGATCACACCGCCGGATTCATTGCAGCACAACGTGTATTGCGCCTTGCCGGGCCCTATACGGCCGAGGTCGTTGGTCAGCGCGGAGTTGACGAATTCCGCGGCGCCCGGACCCCGGATCAACGCCTTGCCGAGATGGCTGACGTCGAACAGGCCCACCGCGTTGCGCGTCGCGTTGTGCTCGCTGACCGTGCCGGCATACGACACCGGCATCAGCCAGCCGCCGAATTCGGCGAAATTGGCGCCCAATTCGCGATGGCGTTCTTCCAGCGGTCCCTTGAGTAGCTCCGACACATCGCCCACGGCGTCTCACCCTAATCGCCGACGACACGCACGCGAAGCGGCGGGCGCCGTCGGCGACAATTCAACCCGGCGTCGGCGCCTGCTGGCCCACTTGGGTGGGTGTCCGAGTCCTTTGACTTTGACCAGCCAGAAGCCGCCGGAATCGCGAATCCGCGCGAGCGGGCCGACCTGATCAAGGACGAGCCGGGCTTCACCGCCGACGAGACGTTGAGGCCGAGCGGCGCGGCCGGCTGTTCGGCCTGTCCGGGGATGTCCTGCACTGGTCGGGTCGTCCGACCGACACGTTGCACACCGCGGCCGAGGCCCTCGGACTGCCGGCTGAAGACGTCGAACGCGCCTGGGCTTTGCTCGGGCTACCGCCGCCGCCCCGGGGCAGATACTCGCCGATTCGGCCCTGCATGACGCGTTGCCGGAGCAACCCACCAGCGCCCACGGCCCGGTGACGCTGAAGGGCATCGAGGAACCGGTGCCGGCTTTCGACCTGCACGCCGGCACGCTGCACTAGGGTAATTGCCCGTGACCAGCGAAACCGGCTACCAAGCTCCCTCCGTCAACGTCGCCACCTCGCTGCCCAAGCGTGCGGCAGGTTCCTCGGTATTGCTCGTGCCGGTCGTGTCGACCGGTAGCGGCGACGAGTCCCAAGACCGGTCGGGCGCCGTCGTCCTCACGTGCGAGCCGCTCCTGTCCGCCGAGGCGATCGAAGAGATCGAGGCCGACCTGATCGCACTGGGCGCCACCGGCGGCAGCGAACAGGTGCACCGGCTGGTGGTGCCGGCGCTGCCGGTGACCAGCGTGCTGACGATCGGCCTGGGCAAACACCGCGCCGAGTGGCCGGCGGACGTGATCCGGCGTGCCGCCGGGGTTGCCGCCCGCTCGCTGGGCAACGCCGAGGTGGTGATCACCACGCTGGCCGAA from Mycobacterium shigaense includes these protein-coding regions:
- the gcvT gene encoding glycine cleavage system aminomethyltransferase GcvT; the protein is MGDVSELLKGPLEERHRELGANFAEFGGWLMPVSYAGTVSEHNATRNAVGLFDVSHLGKALIRGPGAAEFVNSALTNDLGRIGPGKAQYTLCCNESGGVIDDLIAYYVADDEIFLVPNAANTAAVVEALQAAAPDGLTITNEHRSYAVLAVQGPRSADVLGQLGLPTTMDYMGYADAAFSGVPVRVCRTGYTGEHGYELLPPWDTAGVVFDALLTAVSDDGGEPAGLGARDTLRTEMGYPLHGHELSLDISPLQARCGWAIGWKKDAFFGRDALLAEKEAGPRRLLRGLRMVGRGVLRPGLTVLAGDTPVGVTTSGTFSPTLQAGIALALIDTAAGIDDGQQITVDVRGRAVQCEVVRPPFVDLKTR
- a CDS encoding branched-chain amino acid aminotransferase — its product is MTTGSLEFTVSRASTPATDAERESILREPGFGRYFTDHMVSIDYVEGRGWHDARVIPYGPIELDPSAIVLHYAQEVFEGLKAYRWADGSIVSFRPDANAARMRNSSQRLAIPELPDELFLESLRQFVAVDNAWVPRAGGEEALYIRPFVFATEPGLGVRPANQYRYLLIASPAGAYFKGGISPVDVWVSSEYVRACSGGTGAAKFGGNYAASLLAQAQAAENGCDQVVWLDAVERRFVEEMGGMNLFFVFGSGGTARLVTPELSGSLLPGITRDSLLQLAIDAGFSVEERKIDIDEWQKKAAVGEITEVFACGTAAVITPVGRVKHGDGEFTIADGQPGEVTMALRDTLTGIQRGTFADTHGWMTRLG